The DNA region CCAGGCCTTGGCGACCTTCGGATTGACGGCGGATGAAAATCTGACCTTGAATCGGCGAACGGGTTCCCAGTCCGAACTCCTTTCCGGACTTCTCACCGGTCTGGAAGAAGTGGCCGATCGGCGCCCGCCCGCCGCCGTGCTCGTCCAGGGCGACACGACGACCACCTTGGCCGGGGCGCTCATCGCGTTCTGGCGCCGCGTCCCCGTGGTGCACCTGGAAGCCGGCCTCCGCTCGTTCGACCTCGGCGCCCCGTTCCCCGAGGAGCTCAACCGGAAACTGGTGACCCAGGCGGCCGCGCTGCACCTCGCCCCGACTCCTGACGCGGCCGCGAACCTGCGCGCCGAAGGGGTGCCCGAGGAGAACGTGCTCGTCGCCGGCAACACGGTCGTCGACGCGATCCTCACGGTGACGGACGGCTCCACCACCGTGCACGATCCGGAATTGGCGACCCTGCTGGAAAACGCCACCCGCGGCGCGGTCAAGCTGATGCTGGTCACCCTCCACCGCCGCGAATCCTGGGGCGAGCCGATGCGCCGGGTCCTGCGCGCGGTGGCCCACTTGACGGCCACGGATCCGGCCCTGCGGGTGGTTCTTCCCGCGCATCCGAACCCGGAGGTGCGCGATCTCGTCCGTGCGGAGCTGGCGGACACGCCTGGCGCGCTGATCACCGGTTCGCTGCCGTATCCCGAACTGGCGGCGACCCTGGCCGCCAGCACACTCGTGCTCTCGGATTCCGGTGGCATCCAGGAAGAGGCGCCGACCTTCGGCGTCCCGGTCCTGGTGCTCCGCGACGTCACCGAACGCATGGAGGCGGTGAACGCCGGCTGCGCCCTGCTCGTCGGGACCGACCACGACAAGATCGTGTCGACCGCGAAGCACCTGCTGAACGACCCCGCGGCGCGCACGCGGATGATGAGCAGCGGCAACCCGTTCGGCGACGGCGCCGCCGCCGAACGGACCGAGCGGGCCCTCGCGTATCTCCTCGGCCTGGCCGCGGATCCGCCCGCCCCGTTCCGGCCCGCTTCCGCGAACGCGCCGGCCGAGGTCTGACCCGATGACGAAGGGCAACGGCGGGCAGCGTTTTCGGCTGCCCGCTTGGTTCCGGCTGGCCGTCGTCGCGGTCGTCGTGGTCACCGTCGCCGTGGTCGTCCTGGTCCAGGTCACGAAGAAGGTCCCGGTCACGGCGTCGCCCGCCGCGGCCCCGGTGTCTCTCGCCGGCCGCCTTCCCGAGGTGGGAAAGGCCGGGCAGCCCGGCCCCGGCGGGGATCCGGCCAGGAAGACCCTCGTGCTCTACGACGACGGGCGCAAACAGGACGGGACCGTGTCCCCTCCCGAGGAGGCCCGGACGGCCGAGGCGTACGCGATGTTCACCGCGAACCTGGTTTCCCGCGGCACCGCTTGGGAAATGCGGCCTGCCGCCGACTACCGGCCGCGGGAGGCGGACGCGTTCCAGGCGATCGTGTACGTCGGTTCGGTCTCCGACGCGGCACTGCCGAAGGCTTTCCTGAACGACGTCGCGGCGGCCCGCGTCCCCGTGGTCTGGATCGGCGACGGCATCTGGCGGCTGCGCGCCGACGCGGGGTGGCGCGCGGAGGGGTACCGCGGCGACAACCCCACCACCGTCACCTACAAAGGCACTCCCCTGCGCCGCGATCCCCGTTCGGGCACCGGGGTCGTCGCGATCGACGTCCGTGATCGGACGCGGGTCCAGATCCTGGCCGAAGCGAGCGCTCCGGGCGGCGCACCTTCGCCCTGGGCCGTCCGATCAGGACAGTTGACGTACGTGGCCGAGGTGCCGTACGCCTACGCCGAGGCGCGGGACCGCTACCTCGCCGCGGCCGACATCCTGCTCGGCGTC from Amycolatopsis sp. EV170708-02-1 includes:
- the wecB gene encoding non-hydrolyzing UDP-N-acetylglucosamine 2-epimerase, whose amino-acid sequence is MRNAQNETDVLPEIWLVVGTRPEAVKLAPVARALAAGGRMRPVLVATGQHPEMVGQALATFGLTADENLTLNRRTGSQSELLSGLLTGLEEVADRRPPAAVLVQGDTTTTLAGALIAFWRRVPVVHLEAGLRSFDLGAPFPEELNRKLVTQAAALHLAPTPDAAANLRAEGVPEENVLVAGNTVVDAILTVTDGSTTVHDPELATLLENATRGAVKLMLVTLHRRESWGEPMRRVLRAVAHLTATDPALRVVLPAHPNPEVRDLVRAELADTPGALITGSLPYPELAATLAASTLVLSDSGGIQEEAPTFGVPVLVLRDVTERMEAVNAGCALLVGTDHDKIVSTAKHLLNDPAARTRMMSSGNPFGDGAAAERTERALAYLLGLAADPPAPFRPASANAPAEV